The proteins below come from a single Streptomyces sp. M92 genomic window:
- a CDS encoding TerC family protein, producing MNVSLTVWLLTVAGLCVLVAADFFIGRKPHDVSIREAGIWTAVWVVLACLFGVGLWVAAGGAPAGEFFAGYITEKSLSVDNLFVFVLIMAKFAVPSEYQQRVLMVGVIVALVLRAAFIAAGAAIISAFSWVFYIFGAFLIWTAWKLVQDARKGGHDEEYEENKLLKSIEHRFGVADRYHGTKLWIEENGKRVMTPMLVVMLAIGSTDVLFALDSIPAIYGLTQDPYIVFTANAFALMGLRQLYFLIGGLLKRLVHLSYGLSVILGFIGVKLVLHALHESGVHVPEIGIPFSLGFIVLVLAVTTVTSLVAARRQEERAGPEG from the coding sequence GTGAACGTTTCGCTCACGGTCTGGCTGCTGACCGTCGCGGGCCTGTGCGTCCTCGTCGCCGCCGACTTCTTCATCGGCCGCAAGCCGCACGACGTGTCGATCCGGGAGGCGGGGATCTGGACGGCCGTCTGGGTGGTCCTGGCCTGTCTGTTCGGCGTGGGACTGTGGGTGGCCGCCGGGGGCGCCCCGGCGGGCGAGTTCTTCGCCGGCTACATCACCGAGAAGTCGCTCAGCGTCGACAACCTCTTCGTCTTCGTCCTGATCATGGCCAAGTTCGCGGTGCCCTCCGAGTACCAGCAGCGGGTGCTGATGGTCGGCGTCATCGTGGCCCTGGTGCTGCGCGCCGCGTTCATCGCGGCGGGCGCGGCGATCATCTCGGCCTTCTCCTGGGTCTTCTACATCTTCGGCGCCTTCCTGATCTGGACGGCCTGGAAGCTCGTCCAGGACGCCCGCAAGGGCGGACACGACGAGGAGTACGAGGAGAACAAGCTGCTGAAGTCGATCGAGCACCGTTTCGGGGTCGCCGACCGCTATCACGGCACCAAGCTGTGGATCGAGGAGAACGGCAAGCGCGTCATGACTCCGATGCTGGTCGTGATGCTGGCGATCGGTTCCACCGACGTCCTGTTCGCCCTGGACTCCATCCCCGCGATCTACGGTCTGACCCAGGACCCGTACATCGTGTTCACGGCCAACGCCTTCGCCCTGATGGGCCTGCGCCAGCTGTACTTCCTCATCGGCGGCCTGCTGAAGAGGCTGGTCCACCTCTCCTACGGACTGTCGGTCATCCTCGGCTTCATCGGCGTGAAACTGGTGCTGCACGCCCTGCACGAGTCCGGGGTCCACGTCCCCGAGATCGGCATCCCGTTCTCCCTGGGCTTCATCGTGCTCGTCCTCGCGGTCACCACGGTGACCAGCCTGGTGGCGGCGAGGAGGCAGGAGGAACGTGCGGGGCCCGAGGGCTGA
- a CDS encoding LacI family DNA-binding transcriptional regulator — MVQIPKPPAPESLAPRSVPTSADVARLAGVSRATVSYVLNNTSAVRISEPTRRRVHEAAREIGYVPHAAARSLRAGHSRTVLMPAPSFPAGPLYSRFLGELQGALGRLDYTVVQYGGDGRYGDEAARAWAELRPVAVLVPGAGLGPRGVEILKRSGVRAVVTLGPEAVEGAHALLMDHEIVGHRAVRHLRERGHRGIGVVVPAEHGLEVFSAPRLAGARRAVRDTDAAVTELPLAYDEGAAARLAARWESLGLDAVFAYNDEYAMLLMRALQDEGVRIPGDTAVIGADDLMLGRLLRPRLSTVHLELPSGRDLAALVDRAVHDPGAAPERHKVLGAAVVHRESS; from the coding sequence ATGGTGCAGATACCGAAACCGCCCGCCCCCGAGTCCCTCGCACCGCGCTCCGTCCCCACGAGCGCCGATGTGGCCCGCCTGGCCGGCGTCTCGCGCGCGACCGTCTCCTACGTCCTCAACAACACCAGCGCCGTCCGGATCAGCGAGCCCACCCGCCGCCGCGTCCACGAGGCCGCCAGGGAAATCGGATACGTACCGCACGCCGCCGCCCGCTCCCTGCGCGCGGGACACAGCAGGACCGTCCTGATGCCCGCGCCGTCCTTCCCTGCGGGCCCGCTCTACAGCCGCTTCCTCGGCGAACTCCAGGGGGCCCTCGGCCGCCTGGACTACACCGTCGTGCAGTACGGCGGCGACGGCCGGTACGGCGACGAGGCGGCCCGCGCCTGGGCCGAACTCCGCCCGGTCGCCGTCCTCGTACCCGGTGCCGGCCTGGGACCGCGAGGTGTGGAGATCCTCAAACGCTCGGGCGTCCGCGCGGTCGTCACCCTCGGCCCCGAGGCCGTCGAGGGGGCACACGCCCTGCTGATGGACCACGAGATCGTCGGGCACCGCGCGGTCCGCCACCTCCGCGAGCGCGGACACCGCGGGATCGGCGTCGTCGTGCCCGCGGAGCACGGCCTGGAAGTCTTCTCGGCGCCGCGCCTGGCCGGCGCCCGCCGCGCCGTGCGCGACACCGACGCCGCCGTCACCGAGCTGCCCCTCGCCTACGACGAAGGGGCCGCCGCCCGGCTGGCCGCCCGCTGGGAGTCACTCGGCCTCGACGCCGTGTTCGCCTACAACGACGAGTACGCGATGCTGCTCATGCGAGCCCTCCAGGACGAGGGCGTCCGCATCCCCGGCGACACCGCCGTGATCGGCGCCGACGACCTGATGCTGGGCCGTCTGCTGCGGCCCCGGCTCAGCACCGTCCACCTGGAGCTGCCCTCCGGCCGCGACCTGGCCGCGCTGGTCGACCGCGCGGTCCACGACCCCGGCGCCGCGCCCGAGCGCCACAAGGTGCTGGGCGCGGCGGTGGTCCACCGGGAGTCGAGCTGA
- a CDS encoding polysaccharide pyruvyl transferase family protein: MTTAPSPPQPAPPGPRIGVLGSYGGFNTGDEAILTCVLSCLRAQRPGARLVVLSRDAEHTRAHHPDADEVVPWEGVSRNHVLDVLPGLDLLVLGGGGILYDGEARRYLRLVRAAQTRSVPTFAYAVGAGPLTDAEDRDAVRTVLADMDDVVVRDEESRLVLEEVGLEREVTVTADPALLLGPEAFTEAMMRDEGIPSGARLVGMSVREPGRAAEKLDEGDYHALLADVADFLVRRLDAHVVFLPMERHDVRHAHAVLSHMTAPDKGRILHGDYSPGQVLGFMRHLDVAVGMRLHFVIFAALSGVPVLPLPYSGKVFDFARRLGAPALVGVAREQAGLLLAEVDRMWDEYPNRRDDLRSRMRELSAAARETCVRCGCLLDSLGEGGAPAGSRAVGYAPYAVEPRPLHA, translated from the coding sequence ATGACCACTGCCCCCTCCCCTCCGCAGCCCGCCCCGCCGGGCCCGCGCATCGGCGTACTCGGTTCCTACGGCGGCTTCAACACCGGCGACGAGGCGATCCTCACCTGCGTCCTGAGCTGTCTGCGCGCCCAGCGGCCCGGCGCCCGCCTGGTCGTCCTGAGCCGCGACGCGGAGCACACCCGCGCCCACCACCCCGACGCCGACGAGGTGGTGCCCTGGGAGGGCGTCAGCCGCAACCACGTCCTGGACGTGCTGCCCGGCCTGGACCTGCTGGTGCTGGGCGGCGGCGGAATCCTCTACGACGGCGAGGCGCGGCGCTATCTGCGGCTCGTGCGCGCCGCGCAGACCCGGTCCGTACCGACCTTCGCGTACGCCGTCGGCGCCGGGCCGCTGACGGACGCCGAGGACCGGGACGCGGTGCGCACCGTACTGGCGGACATGGACGACGTCGTGGTGCGGGACGAGGAGTCCCGGCTGGTGCTGGAGGAGGTCGGGCTGGAGCGCGAGGTCACGGTCACCGCCGACCCGGCCCTGCTGCTGGGGCCGGAGGCGTTCACCGAGGCCATGATGCGCGACGAGGGCATCCCCTCGGGCGCCCGGCTGGTGGGGATGTCGGTGCGCGAACCGGGACGGGCCGCCGAGAAGCTGGACGAGGGCGACTACCACGCGCTCCTCGCCGACGTCGCCGACTTCCTGGTGCGGCGGCTGGACGCGCACGTGGTGTTCCTGCCGATGGAGCGGCACGACGTACGGCACGCGCACGCCGTGCTGTCCCACATGACGGCACCGGACAAGGGCCGGATCCTGCACGGCGACTACAGCCCGGGGCAGGTCCTCGGCTTCATGCGCCACCTGGACGTGGCCGTCGGTATGCGGCTGCACTTCGTGATCTTCGCGGCTCTCAGCGGGGTGCCGGTGCTGCCGCTGCCGTACTCCGGCAAGGTCTTCGACTTCGCGCGCCGGCTGGGCGCCCCGGCACTGGTGGGCGTGGCGCGGGAGCAGGCCGGGCTGCTGCTGGCGGAGGTCGACCGGATGTGGGACGAGTACCCGAACCGCCGGGACGACCTGCGGTCGCGGATGCGGGAGCTGTCAGCGGCCGCCCGGGAGACCTGCGTGCGCTGCGGCTGTCTGCTCGACAGCCTCGGCGAGGGCGGGGCGCCGGCGGGCTCCCGGGCGGTCGGGTACGCGCCGTACGCCGTCGAGCCGCGCCCCCTGCACGCCTGA
- a CDS encoding NAD(P)H-dependent oxidoreductase: MSVRILALVGSLRAGSHNRQLAEAAAKFAPEGAEVQLFEGLADIPFYNEDIDVEGSVPAAAVKLREAAQAADAFLYFSPEYNGTIPAVLKNAIDWLSRPFGAGALAGKPAAVVGTAFGQYGGVWAQDDTRKAVGIAGGKVIEDIKLSIPGSVTRFAETHPADDTEVAAQLTEVVARLLGHAGEAVAA, encoded by the coding sequence ATGTCTGTCCGCATCCTTGCGCTCGTCGGCAGCCTTCGCGCCGGTTCGCACAACCGCCAGCTCGCCGAGGCGGCCGCCAAGTTCGCGCCGGAGGGCGCCGAGGTGCAGCTGTTCGAGGGACTGGCCGACATCCCCTTCTACAACGAGGACATCGACGTGGAGGGCAGCGTCCCGGCCGCCGCCGTGAAGCTGCGCGAGGCCGCCCAGGCCGCCGACGCGTTCCTGTACTTCTCGCCCGAGTACAACGGCACCATCCCGGCCGTCCTGAAGAACGCCATCGACTGGCTGTCCCGTCCGTTCGGCGCCGGCGCGCTCGCCGGCAAGCCCGCCGCCGTCGTCGGCACCGCGTTCGGCCAGTACGGCGGCGTGTGGGCGCAGGACGACACCCGCAAGGCCGTGGGCATCGCCGGCGGCAAGGTGATCGAGGACATCAAGCTGTCCATCCCCGGTTCGGTGACCCGCTTCGCCGAGACCCACCCGGCCGACGACACCGAGGTCGCCGCCCAGCTGACCGAGGTCGTCGCCCGGCTGCTCGGCCACGCCGGCGAGGCCGTCGCCGCCTGA
- a CDS encoding TetR/AcrR family transcriptional regulator: MSADLPPFPKPEETVGPAELLQLGTEAEADEPCLRADAARNRARLLEAAARLVAEHGAAAVTMEAVAAAASVGKGTVFRRFGDRTGLLMALLDHSEKKFQAALLGGPPPLGPGAPPVERLRAFGCAMLRRSIDELELQLAAEPSAERRYTSAPRHFLRGHVALLLRQAAPDADSELLSHTLLAYLDAALVHHLTEQCGVPPQRLREGWLDLVARVTRTETPA, translated from the coding sequence ATGTCCGCCGACCTGCCGCCCTTCCCGAAGCCCGAGGAGACCGTCGGCCCCGCCGAGCTGCTGCAGCTCGGCACGGAGGCCGAGGCGGACGAGCCCTGCCTGCGCGCCGACGCCGCGCGCAACCGGGCACGGCTGCTGGAGGCCGCCGCACGGCTGGTCGCCGAGCACGGCGCCGCCGCCGTCACGATGGAGGCGGTGGCCGCGGCCGCCTCGGTGGGCAAGGGCACGGTCTTCCGCCGCTTCGGCGACCGCACCGGTCTGCTGATGGCGCTCCTCGACCACTCCGAGAAGAAGTTCCAGGCCGCGCTCCTCGGCGGCCCGCCGCCCCTGGGGCCCGGCGCCCCGCCCGTCGAGCGGCTGCGCGCCTTCGGCTGCGCGATGCTGCGCCGCTCCATCGACGAACTGGAACTCCAGCTGGCCGCGGAGCCGAGCGCCGAACGCCGCTACACGTCCGCACCGCGCCATTTCCTGCGCGGCCACGTGGCGCTGCTGCTGCGGCAGGCGGCTCCGGACGCGGACAGCGAGCTGCTCTCCCACACCCTGCTGGCGTACCTGGACGCCGCCCTCGTCCACCACCTCACCGAACAGTGCGGGGTGCCCCCGCAGCGGCTGCGGGAGGGCTGGCTGGACCTGGTCGCACGGGTGACCCGCACCGAGACCCCGGCCTGA